One region of Flavobacterium pisciphilum genomic DNA includes:
- a CDS encoding superoxide dismutase gives MAFELPQLPYAYDALEPHIDARTMEIHHTKHHNAYTTNLNAAIAGTDLEGKTIENILINLDKKNVAVRNNGGGYYNHNLFWTVMSPNGGGLPTGDLLAAIEASFGTFEEFKAKFAKAGATQFGSGWAWLCVLKGGKLDVCGTPNQDNPLMPEVGCEGTPILGMDVWEHAYYLNYQNRRPDYIEAFFNVINWTEVSRRYALDK, from the coding sequence ATGGCTTTCGAATTACCACAATTACCTTATGCATACGACGCATTAGAACCACATATTGATGCTCGTACAATGGAAATCCACCACACAAAACATCATAATGCATATACTACAAATCTAAATGCAGCAATTGCAGGTACAGATTTAGAAGGAAAAACGATAGAAAACATCTTAATCAATTTAGATAAAAAAAATGTTGCAGTTCGTAATAACGGTGGTGGATATTACAACCACAACTTATTCTGGACTGTAATGTCTCCAAACGGCGGCGGATTACCAACAGGAGATTTATTAGCAGCTATCGAGGCTTCTTTTGGAACTTTTGAAGAGTTCAAAGCTAAGTTTGCTAAAGCTGGTGCAACTCAATTTGGTTCTGGATGGGCTTGGTTATGTGTACTTAAAGGCGGGAAATTAGATGTTTGCGGAACACCAAACCAAGATAATCCATTAATGCCAGAAGTTGGTTGCGAAGGAACTCCTATCTTAGGAATGGATGTTTGGGAGCATGCTTACTATTTAAACTACCAAAACAGAAGACCTGATTATATCGAAGCTTTTTTCAATGTAATTAACTGGACTGAAGTTTCAAGAAGATATGCTTTAGACAAATAG
- the pth gene encoding aminoacyl-tRNA hydrolase, whose product MIKWIKNLFSSTKTEVESEEKTDYMKKFLIVGLGNIGAEYVNTRHNIGFKILDFFARKENISFETVKLGSLAEYKFKGRTFLLLKPNTYMNLSGKAVKYWMDKENIPLENILVITDDLNLSFGTIRIKPKGSDGGHNGLKNINLVLNTQQYTRFRFGISDEFKKGQQVDYVLGEWDETEKAKLPERLEIASEIIKSFGTAGLENTMTTYNGK is encoded by the coding sequence ATGATAAAATGGATAAAAAACCTGTTTTCATCAACAAAAACAGAAGTGGAATCAGAAGAGAAAACAGATTATATGAAGAAATTTTTAATCGTAGGATTAGGTAATATTGGAGCTGAGTACGTTAACACCCGACATAATATTGGTTTTAAAATACTTGACTTTTTTGCACGAAAAGAAAACATCTCTTTTGAAACTGTAAAACTTGGCTCTCTTGCCGAATACAAATTTAAAGGGAGAACGTTTTTACTTTTAAAGCCAAACACCTACATGAACCTGAGCGGAAAGGCAGTAAAGTACTGGATGGACAAGGAAAATATTCCGTTAGAAAATATCTTGGTAATTACTGATGACCTTAACCTCTCGTTTGGAACAATCCGCATTAAACCAAAAGGAAGCGATGGAGGTCATAACGGTCTTAAAAACATTAACTTAGTTTTAAATACACAACAATATACCCGTTTTAGATTTGGAATCAGTGATGAATTCAAAAAAGGACAACAGGTCGATTATGTGTTAGGTGAATGGGATGAAACCGAAAAAGCAAAATTACCTGAACGCTTAGAAATAGCCTCAGAAATCATCAAATCATTTGGAACTGCAGGACTCGAAAATACAATGACAACTTATAACGGGAAGTAA
- a CDS encoding 50S ribosomal protein L25/general stress protein Ctc, translating to MKSITIKGSERESVGKVSTKALRNAGAVPCVLYGGNQAVHFSADAAAFKNLVYTPNAHTVVIELGKGKSFNAILQDIQVHPVSDKILHIDFFQLFEDKEITMEVPVKVTGTSKGVLAGGVLRLNTRKLKVKALPKDLPDFVEADITPLEMGNKLYVTKVGSPEYKIMHPDNTVVAQVRISRAAMKAAQEAAKAAKATPAKGKKK from the coding sequence ATGAAATCGATTACAATTAAAGGATCAGAAAGAGAAAGCGTGGGAAAAGTGTCAACTAAAGCCTTACGTAATGCTGGAGCGGTTCCTTGCGTGTTATACGGAGGAAATCAAGCAGTACACTTCTCAGCAGACGCTGCAGCGTTCAAAAACTTGGTTTACACTCCAAACGCACACACAGTTGTGATTGAGCTTGGAAAAGGAAAATCATTCAATGCAATTTTGCAAGATATCCAAGTACACCCAGTATCAGACAAAATTTTACACATTGATTTCTTTCAATTATTTGAAGACAAAGAAATCACTATGGAAGTTCCAGTAAAAGTAACTGGTACATCTAAAGGTGTTCTTGCAGGTGGTGTTTTACGTTTAAACACACGTAAATTAAAAGTTAAAGCTTTACCTAAAGATCTTCCTGATTTTGTTGAAGCTGACATTACTCCACTTGAAATGGGTAACAAACTATACGTTACTAAAGTTGGTTCTCCAGAATACAAAATTATGCACCCGGACAACACTGTTGTTGCTCAAGTAAGAATTTCTCGTGCTGCTATGAAAGCTGCTCAAGAAGCTGCAAAAGCTGCAAAAGCTACTCCTGCAAAAGGAAAGAAAAAATAA
- a CDS encoding ribose-phosphate pyrophosphokinase: protein MSHQEPEAKIFACSKSVYLAEKIAAQYGIPLGKVTMSTYSDGEFQPSYEESIRGLRVFIVCSTFPTADNLMELLLMIDAAKRASARHITAVVPYFGWARQDRKDKPRVPIGAKLVANLLDAAGATRIMTMDLHADQIQGFFEKPVDHLFASTIFLPYVESLGLENLTIASPDMGGSKRAYAYSKFLESDVVICYKQRKVANVIDTMELIGEVKGRNVILVDDMIDTGGTLAKAADLMIEKGALSVRAICTHAILSGDAYEKIENSKLSELIVTDSIPLKKESKKIRVLSCAPLFAEVMHMVHHNNSISGKFIM from the coding sequence ATGTCGCACCAAGAACCAGAAGCTAAAATTTTTGCGTGTTCAAAAAGTGTTTACCTTGCTGAAAAAATTGCAGCGCAATACGGAATACCGTTAGGTAAGGTTACAATGTCAACTTATAGTGATGGCGAATTTCAGCCATCGTATGAAGAGTCTATCAGAGGGCTACGTGTATTTATTGTTTGTTCAACTTTTCCAACAGCAGATAATTTGATGGAATTGTTACTTATGATTGATGCCGCAAAACGTGCATCAGCCAGACATATTACAGCAGTAGTGCCTTATTTTGGTTGGGCAAGACAAGATAGAAAAGACAAACCAAGAGTACCGATTGGAGCTAAATTAGTAGCCAATCTATTAGATGCTGCGGGAGCAACAAGAATTATGACAATGGATTTGCATGCAGATCAAATTCAAGGATTCTTTGAAAAACCAGTAGATCATCTTTTTGCCTCGACAATCTTTTTACCATATGTAGAAAGTTTAGGTTTGGAAAATTTAACAATCGCTTCTCCAGATATGGGAGGTTCAAAAAGAGCTTATGCGTATTCTAAGTTTTTAGAATCGGATGTAGTGATTTGTTACAAACAAAGAAAAGTTGCCAATGTTATCGACACCATGGAATTAATTGGTGAAGTAAAAGGCAGAAACGTAATATTGGTAGACGATATGATCGATACCGGTGGTACATTAGCGAAAGCAGCCGATTTAATGATCGAAAAAGGAGCATTGAGTGTTAGAGCTATTTGTACACATGCTATTCTATCTGGCGATGCCTATGAGAAAATAGAGAATTCTAAATTAAGTGAATTGATCGTAACTGATTCAATCCCATTAAAAAAGGAATCAAAGAAAATAAGAGTGTTGAGTTGTGCTCCTCTTTTTGCTGAAGTTATGCACATGGTGCACCACAACAATTCCATTAGTGGAAAATTTATTATGTAA
- a CDS encoding virulence RhuM family protein, translating to MSELTPNNNDFILYSAPNGNIKIEAFIQGETIWLTQLKIAELFEVDRTVVTKHLKNIYQENELLKEATSAKFAQVQKEGDREVKRNIEYYNLDAIISVGYRVNSTKATQFRIWATTTLKEYIIKGFAMDDERLKQGTTTFGKDYFRELLDRVRSIRASERRIYQQITDIFAECSIDYNPKAEVTKNFYATVQNKFHFAITGKTAAEIIYLKADSSKPQMGLTTFKNSPDGRILKLDTGIAKNYLEEKEIKQLERTVSAYFDYIENLIERQNTFTMEALAESVNKFLNFNEYKVLEGLGTISHQQAINKASHEYDNFNKTQKIVSDFDKVVKGLNKE from the coding sequence GTGAGTGAATTAACACCAAATAACAATGACTTTATTTTATATTCCGCACCAAATGGAAATATTAAAATAGAAGCTTTTATTCAGGGAGAAACTATTTGGCTTACGCAACTGAAAATAGCGGAATTATTTGAAGTAGACAGAACAGTAGTGACCAAACACTTGAAAAACATTTATCAAGAGAATGAATTACTAAAAGAGGCAACAAGTGCAAAATTTGCACAAGTTCAAAAAGAAGGAGATAGAGAAGTAAAACGCAACATTGAATACTACAATTTAGATGCAATAATTTCGGTTGGATATAGAGTAAATTCAACCAAAGCAACCCAGTTTCGTATTTGGGCAACCACCACCCTGAAAGAGTACATCATCAAAGGTTTTGCAATGGATGATGAACGATTAAAACAGGGCACAACCACATTTGGTAAAGATTATTTTAGAGAATTATTGGATAGAGTTCGCTCTATCCGTGCAAGTGAGCGTAGAATCTACCAACAAATCACAGATATATTTGCAGAATGTAGCATCGATTACAACCCAAAAGCAGAGGTAACTAAAAACTTTTATGCTACTGTCCAAAACAAATTCCACTTTGCAATTACAGGCAAAACAGCAGCCGAAATTATTTATTTAAAAGCCGATAGTTCAAAACCACAAATGGGATTAACAACTTTCAAAAATTCGCCAGACGGAAGAATTTTAAAGTTAGACACAGGAATAGCCAAAAACTATTTAGAAGAAAAAGAAATCAAACAACTGGAACGTACTGTATCAGCATATTTTGATTATATCGAAAATCTTATTGAACGTCAAAATACTTTTACAATGGAAGCCTTGGCAGAAAGTGTGAACAAGTTTCTTAATTTTAACGAATATAAAGTTTTAGAAGGTTTAGGAACAATTTCCCACCAACAAGCAATAAACAAAGCTTCTCACGAATACGATAACTTTAATAAAACTCAAAAAATAGTATCTGACTTTGATAAAGTAGTTAAGGGACTTAACAAAGAGTGA
- a CDS encoding ferritin encodes MLSKNIETALNKQIRIEAESSQTYLSMACWAEAHGLEGIAEFMYTQSDEERAHMLKLVRYVNERGGATTITDLKAPKTSYDTFKEMFEELYKHEVFVSESINELVHITFSERDYATHNFLQWYVAEQIEEEATAKSILDKINLIGDDKGGLYLFDRDIQQLTVTSSIAINPK; translated from the coding sequence ATGTTATCAAAAAATATTGAAACAGCGCTAAACAAGCAAATCCGAATAGAAGCAGAATCTTCTCAAACCTATTTATCAATGGCTTGTTGGGCAGAGGCACATGGCCTAGAAGGTATTGCAGAATTTATGTACACTCAATCTGACGAAGAACGTGCACATATGTTAAAACTAGTTCGTTATGTTAACGAACGTGGAGGTGCAACTACAATTACCGACCTTAAAGCTCCAAAAACGAGCTACGATACGTTTAAAGAAATGTTTGAAGAGCTTTACAAGCATGAAGTATTCGTTTCAGAATCTATTAACGAATTAGTACATATTACTTTCTCTGAGAGAGATTATGCTACTCATAACTTCTTACAATGGTATGTTGCTGAGCAAATTGAAGAAGAAGCTACTGCTAAATCTATCCTTGACAAAATCAATTTAATTGGAGATGATAAAGGTGGTTTATACCTATTTGACAGAGACATTCAACAATTAACTGTAACTAGTTCTATCGCAATTAATCCAAAATAG
- a CDS encoding chloramphenicol acetyltransferase, protein MKSLLDLENWNRKEHFLFFKQMEEPFFGVTVEIDCTIGYANAKKLNSSFFIYYLHKTLDAINAIEPFKYRIANDQIYVHDTINGSATIGREDGTFGFSLIEYNSDFRTFEQIALTEIERIQNTTGLFTRTFDEDNVIHFSAIPWVNFTSLSHARSYSFPDSCPKVSFGKMMVSETGKRTMSMSVHVHHALMDGLHVGRFVDYFQESMNNQDLI, encoded by the coding sequence ATGAAGTCTCTTTTAGATTTGGAAAATTGGAACAGAAAAGAACACTTTCTGTTTTTTAAACAAATGGAGGAACCCTTTTTTGGTGTTACCGTCGAAATTGATTGTACCATTGGGTATGCAAATGCCAAGAAATTAAATTCTTCTTTTTTTATTTATTACCTACACAAAACATTAGACGCAATAAATGCAATTGAACCTTTTAAGTACAGAATCGCCAACGATCAAATATATGTACATGATACTATTAATGGTTCTGCAACAATTGGTAGAGAAGATGGTACTTTTGGTTTTTCTTTAATCGAATACAATTCAGATTTTAGAACATTCGAACAAATTGCATTGACAGAAATTGAACGTATTCAAAATACAACGGGTCTTTTTACTCGAACTTTTGATGAAGATAATGTCATTCATTTTTCGGCTATTCCTTGGGTCAATTTCACTTCGCTCTCTCATGCCAGAAGTTATAGTTTTCCAGATAGTTGCCCAAAAGTTTCTTTTGGTAAAATGATGGTTTCTGAAACTGGTAAACGAACTATGTCTATGTCTGTTCATGTACATCACGCCTTAATGGATGGTTTACATGTAGGTCGGTTTGTAGATTATTTTCAAGAATCAATGAACAACCAAGATCTTATTTAA
- a CDS encoding HAD family hydrolase, whose amino-acid sequence MLHKDKISKLKVIAFDADDTLFVNEPYFQETEQKFCVLMQDYLSHQGLSQELFKTEIQNLSLYGYGIKGYILSMIEAAMLISNNTIQIEVIGKIIEYGKELLEKPIDLLDGVEETLQALHGKYKLVVATKGDLKDQHSKLHRSGLGHYFHHIEVMSDKQEIDYEKLLKRLDINADEFLMIGNSLKSDVLPVLGIGGYAVHIPFHTTWEHEKINHKVEHENFFTFEKITEVVNKLI is encoded by the coding sequence ATGTTACATAAAGACAAAATATCAAAACTAAAAGTAATCGCATTTGATGCCGATGATACTTTATTTGTAAACGAACCTTACTTTCAGGAAACGGAACAAAAATTTTGTGTTTTAATGCAAGATTATCTTTCACATCAAGGACTATCACAAGAATTATTTAAAACTGAGATTCAGAATCTATCTTTATATGGTTACGGGATTAAAGGATATATTCTTTCGATGATTGAAGCTGCTATGCTAATTTCAAACAACACAATTCAGATTGAGGTTATTGGTAAAATCATCGAATACGGAAAAGAATTACTTGAAAAACCTATTGATTTACTTGATGGTGTTGAAGAAACCTTACAAGCCCTTCATGGCAAATACAAACTGGTTGTTGCTACAAAAGGGGATTTAAAAGACCAACACAGTAAACTGCATCGTTCTGGTTTAGGGCACTATTTTCACCATATTGAAGTGATGTCTGATAAACAAGAAATTGATTATGAAAAACTATTAAAACGTTTGGACATCAATGCTGATGAATTTTTAATGATTGGAAATTCATTAAAATCAGATGTCTTGCCTGTTTTAGGAATCGGAGGATATGCCGTTCATATTCCATTTCACACCACTTGGGAGCATGAAAAAATTAATCATAAAGTAGAGCATGAAAACTTTTTTACTTTTGAAAAAATAACTGAAGTAGTAAACAAATTAATATAA
- a CDS encoding DMT family transporter, with product MNITKPRLALIGGILCISIFPILVKLRLAPGLISAFYRMAFAISLLLPYVLLTKSFKLPNTKFLILAALCGVLFASDVAVWNIAIQESSATQASLLTNLSPLWVGIGSYLFLKSKPATNFWIGTAVALFGMITLVGFSFFINLSFDNAFLLAVLSGILYSIYLLVSKNVLSEVDVLSFMTITLVASSIYLGILCYALDEPFTGFSNTGWFVLLLQAVICQLCAWLSLSYATKHMRATRVSLSLLSQAVLTSILAWLFLDEKITVQMLIGGAILLFGIRITFYDKTISLKRFFYK from the coding sequence CTCCGTTTGGCTCCCGGATTGATTTCGGCTTTTTACCGAATGGCTTTTGCTATAAGTCTACTTCTGCCTTATGTGCTTTTGACAAAGAGTTTTAAACTTCCGAATACCAAATTCCTGATTCTTGCAGCTCTTTGTGGGGTTTTATTTGCATCGGATGTTGCCGTTTGGAATATTGCCATTCAAGAATCGAGCGCTACTCAAGCTTCCTTATTAACTAATCTATCTCCGCTTTGGGTTGGTATTGGTTCTTATTTATTTTTAAAATCTAAACCTGCTACCAATTTTTGGATTGGAACCGCTGTGGCATTATTTGGGATGATTACATTGGTGGGGTTTTCGTTTTTTATTAATCTGAGTTTTGACAATGCTTTTCTTCTTGCTGTATTATCTGGTATCTTATACTCTATCTATTTATTGGTTAGTAAAAATGTCCTTTCGGAAGTTGATGTTTTGTCCTTTATGACCATTACCTTAGTAGCTTCTAGCATTTATTTAGGAATTCTTTGTTACGCTTTGGATGAACCTTTTACTGGATTTTCTAATACGGGTTGGTTTGTATTACTGCTACAGGCTGTAATCTGTCAGTTGTGCGCTTGGCTTTCTTTAAGTTATGCCACAAAACACATGCGTGCTACAAGGGTTTCTTTAAGCTTATTGAGTCAGGCAGTACTTACCTCTATTCTGGCATGGTTATTTCTGGATGAAAAGATTACTGTACAAATGCTTATTGGAGGAGCTATTTTACTGTTCGGAATCAGGATTACCTTTTATGACAAGACGATTTCGTTGAAACGCTTTTTTTATAAATAA